The Henckelia pumila isolate YLH828 chromosome 2, ASM3356847v2, whole genome shotgun sequence genome includes a window with the following:
- the LOC140878167 gene encoding serine acetyltransferase 5-like, producing MDAMPVEEFRDMCPPPGSEEAWVWVQVWVWVWVGVGVGVGVGVWAQIKAEARSNADAEPALASYLYSTILAHSSLERSLSFHLGNMLGSATLPSMLLHDLFLDIFSTDDALRAATVADLRASRSRDPACISFSHCLLSHKGFLACQAHRVAHKLWTQSRRPLALALQSRVSVFAVDIHPAAIMGGTEKIGGDRHPKIGDGVLFGAGATILGGVKIGEGATIEPGSVVLFDVPPRTTAVGNPAIQ from the exons ATGGATGCAATGCCTGTGGAGGAATTCAGGGACATGTGCCCACCGCCGGGGTCGGAGGAGGCTTGGGTGTGGGTGCAGGTGTGGGTGTGGGTGTGGGTGGGGGTGGGGGTGGGGGTGGGGGTGGGGGTGTGGGCACAGATCAAAGCTGAGGCACGGAGTAATGCAGACGCCGAGCCGGCTCTGGCCAGCTACTTGTACTCCACCATCCTCGCTCACTCCTCCCTGGAGCGTTCTCTGTCTTTCCACTTGGGCAACATGCTCGGCTCAGCCACGCTGCCGTCTATGCTTCTCCATGATCTCTTCCTCGACATCTTTTCCACAGACGATGCACTACGCGCTGCCACAGTTGCCGACCTTCGTGCCAGCCGTTCTCGTGATCCTGCCTGCATTTCCTTCTCACACTGCCTTCTGAGTCACAAGGGCTTTCTGGCCTGTCAG GCTCACCGAGTTGCTCACAAGCTCTGGACACAATCTCGAAGGCCTTTAGCTCTTGCTCTCCAGTCTCGTGTTTCAGTTTTTGCCGTCGATATCCACCCGGCCGCGATAATGG GTGGTACCGAAAAAATTGGTGGGGATCGCCATCCCAAGATCGGTGATGGAGTTCTGTTTGGTGCCGGAGCAACGATATTGGGGGGTGTGAAAATCGGAGAGGGAGCCACAATCGAACCAGGTTCAGTGGTTCTGTTCGACGTGCCTCCAAGAACAACTGCGGTGGGGAATCCAGCAATCCAATAG
- the LOC140883310 gene encoding uncharacterized protein has product MFILQSCSPSLQTLPPSIFCIKLLASSLPIHNHCASRLCSYVTRLRAKKSLTQIEMNGFDGEAVDDNEDKDEFPWSRGGFSGGEDEGKDYDKDPEFAEIIGSYLDDPEKARSKLEERLRRKKNKILHSKTGSAKPLQVKFNRFDFSNSYIWLEFYNTLLDKDISLIRDTIRSWHIIGRLGGCNSLNMQLSQSPMEKRPSYDHIQGANVTPTTFYNIGDLEIQDNLARIWVDIGTSEPLLLDILINALTQISSDYIGIKQVMFGGTEFGNWSENLTTEETGYTTHKI; this is encoded by the exons ATGTTTATCCTCCAGTCCTGCTCACCCTCTCTACAAACATTACCTCCTTCAATTTTCTGCATAAAGCTCCTGGCTTCTAGTCTTCCGATTCATAACCACTGCGCTTCCAGATTGTGCTCATATGTCACCAGATTAAGGGCCAAGAAATCGCTGACCCAGATTGAAATGAATGGTTTTGATGGTGAAGCTGTGGATGATAATGAGGATAAGGATGAGTTTCCATGGAGTAGAGGAGGATTTAGTGGTGGAGAAGATGAAGGAAAGGATTATGATAAAGATCCTGAGTTTGCTGAGATTATTGGCTCTTATCTCGATGATCCGGAAAAAGCGAGGTCTAAA TTGGAGGAGAGATTGAGAAGGAAGAAGAACAAAATATTGCATTCAAAAACTGGTTCAGCTAAGCCCCTGCAAGTGAAATTTAACAG GTTTGatttctcaaattcatatatatGGTTGGAGTTCTACAACACCCTGTTAGATAAAGACATTTCTCTTATCCGTGAC ACAATTCGTTCATGGCACATTATTGGACGTCTTGGTGGATGCAATTCTCTGAATATGCAA CTTTCACAATCTCCAATGGAGAAAAGACCGAGTTATGATCATATTCAAGGAGCTAATGTTACACCAACCACATTTTACAACATAGGAGACCTTGAAATTCAAGATAACCTAGCTCGAATTTG GGTGGATATCGGTACAAGTGAACCATTACTCTTGGATATTTTGATAAATGCATTGACACAAATAAGCTCCGA CTACATCGGAATCAAGCAAGTGATGTTCGGTGGAACTGAATTTGGAAATTGGAGTGAGAACCTAACAACAGAAGAAACGGGTTACACCACTCACAAGATATAG
- the LOC140884260 gene encoding protein CutA, chloroplastic produces MASRFSSIIPSIVVRRCLPLVGAFCVLSLGLSNFCSVSLFSKMGSAQSLPFVPLLRSKLGARSQSRKVHTFRMETNSTTVPSIVVYVTVPNKEAGKKLAESIVKERLAACVSRVPGVESTYEWEGKIQTDSEELLIIKTRESLLQALTEHVKANHEYEVPEVIALPITGGDLEYLEWIKDNTRGSDEQS; encoded by the exons ATGGCATCAAGGTTTTCGTCCATTATCCCCTCAATAGTGGTCCGTCGCTGCCTTCCTTTGGTGGGTGCTTTCTGTGTGCTTAGTTTGGGTCTTTCCAATTTTTGCTCTGTTTCTCTCTTCTCCAAAATGGGTAGTGCTCAATCGCTTCCATTTGTTCCTCTGTTGCG ATCAAAACTTGGTGCACGATCACAGAGCAGGAAAGTCCATACTTTCAGAATGGAGACAAATAGCACAACTGTCCCTAGTATCGTGGTTTATGTTACTGTTCCTAACAAAGAAGCAG GAAAAAAACTGGCAGAGAGCATAGTCAAAGAAAGACTTGCTGCATGCGTAAGTCGAGTACCAG GAGTCGAGTCAACTTATGAGTGGGAAGGAAAG ATACAAACTGATTCTGAAGAGTTGCTTATAATTAAGACAAGGGAGTCTCTTTTACAAGCTTTAACAGAGCATGTGAAGGCAAATCACGAATACGA GGTGCCTGAAGTGATTGCATTGCCCATAACTGGTGGCGACCTCGAGTATCTCGAGTGGATCAAAGACAACACAAGGGGAAGTGATGAGCAATCTTGA
- the LOC140878166 gene encoding PRA1 family protein F2-like, translating into MSTAYGTISTTPSTGLSHDRQNMIRSGVGIRRPWKQMASFSIPESFNVALQRLKTNASYFQVNYVIVILFAVFLSLLWHPVSLLVFIFAIGAWLFLYLLRDEPVVVFGYGVDERVILVLLSISTLVLLLLTHATVSFAGVAVGLVVVVLHGAFRRTNDLFSDEEQGVRGDHVSVDLKETASASFSSPF; encoded by the coding sequence ATGTCTACTGCATATGGCACAATCTCAACAACACCATCCACAGGTCTTTCCCATGACAGGCAAAATATGATCAGATCCGGGGTCGGAATCCGACGCCCCTGGAAACAAATGGCATCCTTTTCGATCCCTGAAAGCTTCAATGTCGCCCTCCAACGTCTCAAAACGAACGCGTCCTATTTCCAGGTGAATTACGTGATCGTGATCCTTTTCGCGGTTTTCCTGAGCCTATTGTGGCACCCTGTCTCCCTCCTCGTGTTCATCTTTGCCATAGGAGCGTGGCTCTttctgtatctccttcgagatgagCCTGTTGTGGTCTTTGGGTACGGAGTGGATGAGCGTGTGATTTTGGTGCTTCTGTCCATTTCTACGTTGGTTTTGTTGCTGCTGACGCATGCAACCGTGTCCTTCGCGGGGGTGGCGGTGGGGTTGGTGGTGGTGGTGCTCCATGGAGCGTTCAGGAGGACGAATGATTTGTTTTCGGACGAGGAGCAGGGTGTCAGGGGTGATCATGTGAGCGTGGATTTAAAAGAGACGGCTTCTGCTTCTTTTTCTTCACCGTTTTAG
- the LOC140884953 gene encoding GATA transcription factor 21 — protein sequence MNLNISPSPFTLEQQINEDIDQNPFSCQFLFNSMQNHTAGYCDHQLYKLQHHREQEDNFGFDVGSSSYNIKNKAEAAGIKLTLDESHANAMKEANYINPVQWPVPSKISLKKTKNSNPNRVTLKINSSSLSNMIKDSWETESSSSISYSNPIRVCSDCNTTKTPLWRSGPKGPKSLCNACGIRQRKARRAALAAASAAANGVAVVSTEEPPSFKAMKLKNKEKISKKGNASSFKKRCKMAAATAAGSISSSRGDIRKKLDLEDFLIDLSKNLAFRFRVFPQDEKDAAILLMALSSGLVQG from the exons ATGAACTTAAACATATCTCCTTCACCTTTCACTTTAGAGCAGCAGATCAATGAAGATATTGATCAAAACCCTTTTTCATGTCAGTTTTTATTCAATTCGATGCAAAATCACACTGCAGGATACTGTGATCACCAGTTATACAAGCTCCAGCATCATCGTGAACAG GAAGATAACTTTGGTTTTGACGTTGGATCATCATCGTACAACATCAAGAATAAGGCTGAAGCTGCTGGGATAAAACTAACTCTAGATGAAAGCCATGCCAATGCCATGAAGGAGGCTAACTACATTAATCCTGTGCAGTGGCCGGTGCCTTCCAAGATTAGTCTGAAGAAGACGAAGAACTCGAACCCGAATCGCGTCACCTTAAAAATAAACAGCAGCAGCTTATCCAACATGATCAAAGACTCGTGGGAAACGGAATCAAGTAGCAGCATTTCATACAGTAATCCCATCAGGGTTTGTTCTGATTGCAACACAACAAAGACTCCTCTTTGGAGAAGTGGTCCTAAAGGCCCCAAG TCACTTTGTAATGCCTGCGGAATCAGGCAGAGGAAGGCGAGGAGGGCCGCCTTGGCTGCCGCCTCAGCGGCGGCTAACGGCGTGGCGGTGGTGTCGACTGAGGAGCCACCATCATTTAAAGCGATGAAGCTGAAAAACAAAGAGAAGATAAGTAAAAAAGGGAATGCTTCAAGCTTCAAGAAACGCTGCAAAATGGCTGCAGCTACTGCCGCTGGATCAATATCTTCTTCTAGGGGAGATATAAGGAAGAAGCTTGATCTTGAGGATTTCTTGATAGATTTGAGCAAGAATCTGGCATTTCGATTCCGGGTTTTTCCACAAGACGAGAAGGATGCCGCCATCTTGCTTATGGCTCTATCTTCCGGGCTTGTTCAAGGTTGA
- the LOC140880932 gene encoding protein EFFECTOR OF TRANSCRIPTION 2-like codes for MGTPTATSAAGGRLKREEFSYIKHDSAFSQWKILIGASDWKDHSLGKEGAERYRTHNLPNCTSCPGVYELGVGISRPRHGRDERKLDSSAVVPVYLGQADNVRNRLQQYGREGAHLGNRCSNGEAAGIDQSICSDRDPGLFTEIFSNGFQIVYRWAPMKTKKDAEKTEALLLERFDYAWNKGSNGARRPDDVLKKLDLYTRESLFSLLSKKLRVFNRKKVGVEIKTCEPFFLDNKDDLCNDMDNNGLFSRIFKIRRSQPIPVSSPCSSSNVCGVAVGNGSICTEPAVEGRKRCPEHKGMKVNGFISKLNIDRKGSSDGFHINHNNHFAPTCGVILDDGSPCKRLPAHRNKRCVVHKGRRVSPATPKFVGEEVERNSLWGVCGINIEDGKICTRQPVSGRKRCNLHKGMKHHTRLPAATKTV; via the exons ATGGGAACTCCGACCGCCACCTCCGCCGCCGGGGGGAGGCTGAAGAGAGAAGAATTCAGCTACATCAAACACGACTCAGCTTTCTCCCAGTGGAAG ATTCTAATTGGAGCCTCTGATTGGAAAGACCATTCATTGGGAAAAGAAGGAGCAGAAAGGTACAGGACACATAACCTACCCAATTGCACTTCTTGCCCCGGAGTTTATGAACTCGGTGTAGGTATATCACGCCCACGACATGGGAGAGATGAGCGCAAACTTGACTCGAGTGCTGTGGTTCCTGTTTATCTTGGACAAGCTGACAATGTTCGGAATAGGCTTCAGCAGTATGGCCGCGAAGGTGCACATTTGGGGAATCGATGTTCAAATGGTGAGGCCGCCGGAATTGATCAAAGCATTTGTTCCGATAGAGACCCTGGTTTATTCACTGAGATATTCTCAAACGGCTTCCAGATTGTTTATAGATGGGCTCCG ATGAAAACTAAGAAGGATGCCGAGAAAACCGAAGCTCTGCTCCTTGAAAGATTTGACTATGCATGGAACAAAGGAAGCAATGGTGCACGTCGACCTGATGACGTGCTCAAAAAACTTGACCTCTACACAAGAGAATCTCTGTTTTCTCTTCTTTCCAAGAAGCTACGAGTTTTCAACCGCAAGAAAGTAGGGGTTGAAATCAAAACTTGTGAGCCATTTTTCTTGGACAACAAAGACGATTTATGCAATGATATGGATAACAATGGATTATTCTctagaatttttaaaattaggaGGTCCCAGCCAATACCAGTGTCATCTCCATGCAGTTCTAGCAATGTATGTGGCGTTGCTGTAGGCAATGGATCCATTTGTACCGAGCCAGCAGTTGAGGGAAGAAAACGATGTCCTGAGCACAAAGGCATGAAAGTTAATGGCTTTATTTCAAAGTTGAACATAGACAGGAAGGGTTCCTCCGATGGCTTTCACATTAACCATAACAACCATTTTGCTCCCACTTGTGGAGTTATCTTGGATGATGGGTCTCCTTGTAAGAGGTTGCCCGCCCACAGAAATAAAAGGTGTGTGGTGCATAAAGGAAGAAGAGTTTCTCCAGCAACACCTAAGTTTGTAGGAGAAGAAGTGGAACGAAATTCTTTATGGGGTGTTTGTGGAATAAACATCGAAGATGGAAAGATTTGTACGAGACAACCTGTTTCGGGAAGAAAAAGATGTAATTTACACAAAGGCATGAAGCATCATACAAGGTTACCTGCTGCCACCAAAACCGTATGA
- the LOC140880157 gene encoding inactive protein kinase SELMODRAFT_444075-like isoform X2: protein MSGTLLDQKDHITDLCNQMMSQLHDIYDPEKVRVKMKMVYESKDGVVASEAKRTQTKWVVLEKRMKKEATFCMEQLDCNLVVVKNSEAQVLRLNLMEPNEKEIHTLPDSASSIKYLGDEFNTTKVLNVTPTSSPEHSSLKTTDDRISSSSSFSEINWDLQVKEILPSSLGGHHDFEESDSESASENPSSLSTSMSSQQWMEDLSSADESSKQLNESIQGPRSTAQSVRNQNFRKNVREIMLQNKNAPYDPPPLCTVCQHKTPSFGNPPRLFSYAELEQATGEFSKDNFLAEGGYGSVHRGVLPDGLVIAVKQHKLASTQGDREFCSEVQVLSCAQHRNVVMLIGYCVENRRRLLVYEFICNSSLDSHLYGHSYDPLDWPARQKIAIGAARGLRYLHEECRVGCIVHRDMRPNNILLTHDFEPLVGDFGLARLQPDGESGVETRIIGTFGHLAPEYAQTGQVSEKADVYSFGVVLVELVTGRKAVDIHRPKGEQCLTEWARPLLEENAFSKLVDPRLSGCYLETEVQGMIRAASLCIQRDPESRPRMSQVLRMLEGDTYMR from the exons ATGTCGGGAACACTTTTAGATCAGAAAGATCATATTACTGATTTATGCAACCAGATGATGAGTCAACTCCATGACATTTATGATCCAGAGAAG GTGAGAGTGAAGATGAAAATGGTCTACGAGTCTAAAGATGGAGTAGTCGCATCTGAAGCCAAAAGAACTCAAACAAAATGGGTTGTATTGGAAAA GAGAATGAAAAAGGAAGCAACCTTTTGCATGGAGCAGCTTGACTGCAATCTTGTGGTTGTGAAAAACTCTGAGGCACAGGTTCTTCGATTGAATTTGATGGAACCAAATGAGAAGGAAATTCATACACTTCCAGACTCAGCATCTTCCATAAAATATCTCGGGGATGAATTCAACACTACGAAGGTGCTAAATGTGACTCCAACAAGCAGCCCTGAGCATTCATCATTGAAGACGACAGATGACAGGATATCTTCCAGTTCAAGCTTTTCTGAAATTAATTGGGATTTACAGGTGAAGGAAATTTTACCATCATCATTAGGGGGGCATCATGACTTTGAAGAATCTGACTCGGAGTCAGCTAGTGAGAATCCAAGCTCTCTTTCGACGAGTATGAGTTCCCAGCAATGGATGGAAGATCTGAGTTCTGCAGATGAATCTTCAAAGCAATTAAATGAAAGTATACAAGGACCACGCAGTACAGCACAAAGTGTGAGGAATCAAAATTTTCGCAAGAATGTGAGAGAGATTATGttacaaaataaaaatgcaCCCTACGACCCTCCTCCTCTATGCACGGTATGTCAGCATAAAACACCATCATTTGGGAATCCGCCAAGATTGTTCTCATATGCTGAGCTTGAACAAGCTACTGGTGAATTTTCGAAGGATAACTTTTTGGCTGAGGGGGGATACGGTTCTGTACACCGTGGAGTGTTACCTGATGGTCTGGTCATAGCTGTGAAGCAACATAAATTGGCTAGTACGCAGGGTGATCGTGAATTTTGCTCAGAAGTTCAGGTACTGAGCTGCGCACAGCATCGAAATGTTGTGATGCTGATTGGATACTGCGTGGAGAACAGAAGACGGTTGTTAGTTTATGAGTTCATTTGCAATAGTTCTTTGGACTCTCATCTTTATG GCCATAGCTATGATCCCTTGGATTGGCCTGCACGCCAAAAGATCGCTATTGGAGCTGCTCGAGGGTTGAGATATCTCCACGAGGAGTGCAGAGTTGGCTGTATTGTCCATCGTGACATGCGACCAAACAACATTCTGCTCACACACGATTTTGAGCCGCTG GTTGGAGACTTTGGGCTAGCAAGATTGCAACCAGATGGAGAATCGGGAGTGGAAACGAGAATAATTGGAACGTTTGGGCACTTGGCTCCAGAATATGCTCAAACAGGTCAAGTCTCTGAGAAAGCTGATGTATATTCCTTTGGTGTGGTGCTGGTAGAGCTCGTCACTGGAAGAAAAGCTGTGGATATACATCGTCCCAAAGGCGAGCAATGCCTCACAGAATGG GCACGTCCTCTGCTCGAAGAGAACGCCTTTTCGAAACTCGTGGATCCACGTTTGAGTGGCTGCTATTTAGAAACTGAGGTTCAGGGCATGATACGTGCTGCTTCCTTGTGCATACAACGCGACCCTGAGTCAAGGCCTCGAATGTCTCAG GTTCTTCGAATGCTGGAAGGCGACACATACATGAGATGA
- the LOC140880157 gene encoding inactive protein kinase SELMODRAFT_444075-like isoform X1, with translation MSLRQKIGDFGSSGLDVEKIVVVVAVKSSKEISRTTLKWALTNVVKPGDCVRLLVVIPTHSSSKKLWGFPKIGTDCSAGSWRSMSGTLLDQKDHITDLCNQMMSQLHDIYDPEKVRVKMKMVYESKDGVVASEAKRTQTKWVVLEKRMKKEATFCMEQLDCNLVVVKNSEAQVLRLNLMEPNEKEIHTLPDSASSIKYLGDEFNTTKVLNVTPTSSPEHSSLKTTDDRISSSSSFSEINWDLQVKEILPSSLGGHHDFEESDSESASENPSSLSTSMSSQQWMEDLSSADESSKQLNESIQGPRSTAQSVRNQNFRKNVREIMLQNKNAPYDPPPLCTVCQHKTPSFGNPPRLFSYAELEQATGEFSKDNFLAEGGYGSVHRGVLPDGLVIAVKQHKLASTQGDREFCSEVQVLSCAQHRNVVMLIGYCVENRRRLLVYEFICNSSLDSHLYGHSYDPLDWPARQKIAIGAARGLRYLHEECRVGCIVHRDMRPNNILLTHDFEPLVGDFGLARLQPDGESGVETRIIGTFGHLAPEYAQTGQVSEKADVYSFGVVLVELVTGRKAVDIHRPKGEQCLTEWARPLLEENAFSKLVDPRLSGCYLETEVQGMIRAASLCIQRDPESRPRMSQVLRMLEGDTYMR, from the exons ATGAGTTTGAGGCAAAAGATTGGGGATTTTGGAAGCAGCGGATTGGATGTGGAGAAGATTGTCGTTGTTGTTGCTGTGAAGTCTTCTAAAGAAATTTCAAGAACTACTTTGAAGTGGGCTCTAACTAATGTGGTCAAGCCAGGGGACTGTGTTAGGCTGCTGGTGGTTATTCCAACTCATAGCTCAA GTAAAAAGCTATGGGGCTTTCCAAAAATTGGTACTGATTGCTCAGCTGGTAGCTGGAGATCAATGTCGGGAACACTTTTAGATCAGAAAGATCATATTACTGATTTATGCAACCAGATGATGAGTCAACTCCATGACATTTATGATCCAGAGAAG GTGAGAGTGAAGATGAAAATGGTCTACGAGTCTAAAGATGGAGTAGTCGCATCTGAAGCCAAAAGAACTCAAACAAAATGGGTTGTATTGGAAAA GAGAATGAAAAAGGAAGCAACCTTTTGCATGGAGCAGCTTGACTGCAATCTTGTGGTTGTGAAAAACTCTGAGGCACAGGTTCTTCGATTGAATTTGATGGAACCAAATGAGAAGGAAATTCATACACTTCCAGACTCAGCATCTTCCATAAAATATCTCGGGGATGAATTCAACACTACGAAGGTGCTAAATGTGACTCCAACAAGCAGCCCTGAGCATTCATCATTGAAGACGACAGATGACAGGATATCTTCCAGTTCAAGCTTTTCTGAAATTAATTGGGATTTACAGGTGAAGGAAATTTTACCATCATCATTAGGGGGGCATCATGACTTTGAAGAATCTGACTCGGAGTCAGCTAGTGAGAATCCAAGCTCTCTTTCGACGAGTATGAGTTCCCAGCAATGGATGGAAGATCTGAGTTCTGCAGATGAATCTTCAAAGCAATTAAATGAAAGTATACAAGGACCACGCAGTACAGCACAAAGTGTGAGGAATCAAAATTTTCGCAAGAATGTGAGAGAGATTATGttacaaaataaaaatgcaCCCTACGACCCTCCTCCTCTATGCACGGTATGTCAGCATAAAACACCATCATTTGGGAATCCGCCAAGATTGTTCTCATATGCTGAGCTTGAACAAGCTACTGGTGAATTTTCGAAGGATAACTTTTTGGCTGAGGGGGGATACGGTTCTGTACACCGTGGAGTGTTACCTGATGGTCTGGTCATAGCTGTGAAGCAACATAAATTGGCTAGTACGCAGGGTGATCGTGAATTTTGCTCAGAAGTTCAGGTACTGAGCTGCGCACAGCATCGAAATGTTGTGATGCTGATTGGATACTGCGTGGAGAACAGAAGACGGTTGTTAGTTTATGAGTTCATTTGCAATAGTTCTTTGGACTCTCATCTTTATG GCCATAGCTATGATCCCTTGGATTGGCCTGCACGCCAAAAGATCGCTATTGGAGCTGCTCGAGGGTTGAGATATCTCCACGAGGAGTGCAGAGTTGGCTGTATTGTCCATCGTGACATGCGACCAAACAACATTCTGCTCACACACGATTTTGAGCCGCTG GTTGGAGACTTTGGGCTAGCAAGATTGCAACCAGATGGAGAATCGGGAGTGGAAACGAGAATAATTGGAACGTTTGGGCACTTGGCTCCAGAATATGCTCAAACAGGTCAAGTCTCTGAGAAAGCTGATGTATATTCCTTTGGTGTGGTGCTGGTAGAGCTCGTCACTGGAAGAAAAGCTGTGGATATACATCGTCCCAAAGGCGAGCAATGCCTCACAGAATGG GCACGTCCTCTGCTCGAAGAGAACGCCTTTTCGAAACTCGTGGATCCACGTTTGAGTGGCTGCTATTTAGAAACTGAGGTTCAGGGCATGATACGTGCTGCTTCCTTGTGCATACAACGCGACCCTGAGTCAAGGCCTCGAATGTCTCAG GTTCTTCGAATGCTGGAAGGCGACACATACATGAGATGA